The segment tttaaggaaatatttattgagtacctcgcacacagtaggtactcaaAAAATACTCATCGATCAATTATTGCAAGGTGCCCTTGGAAAATAGACACACACAGTCCCTAGCCAAGATGGTGTTAAAAACCTTTCCAGTTCGGCAGGGCCTGCTGGTGATGTCCACTAGTCGAACCTTCAAGATCTTTGGGTTGGTCTTCTTCATGGCATGAGGAAACATCAAGAGACTGTGATAGAGATGATGCCAGTCTATGGGATAAAATGTTATGGTACTTCCCAAAGGAGCAGGAAAGAGGAAGAGCCGGTCTTCTTAATGGACTGCTGCTCCATCCTGCCTGCTGGCCATTTGAGAAAACTTCCAAAGAGCTTGTAGGTTATGGGTTCCTCTCACCAGAGAAGGCCTCGCTCCCTAAGTGGAAGAACCACGTTGAGATTCCTTGGAGGGAGGGATGTTTCCATGATTTTCTAGTTCTTGAAGAGTAAGAAAGTCAAATTTGATTGGAAAGATTCTTCTTTTATCCAAAGCCATTCATTCTCATCTACGGAAGCCCATGAAACCGAGTTCTTCTGGTTAAGCCGTGTGCATCTTCATTCCATCAGGGTCTCCACTTCCTTAAGAGAATTCCCCTTTCTAGAAGACATGCTGTCTCTATTCTTGCGGAGCTGAGAAACTCTCAACTTGAAGAGGCGCCGGCATCTCTCTTGGAACTGGTTTCCAACAAAACAGTACAGGAAGGGATTGATGCAGCTGTTCGCAAAGCCCATGCAGATGCCAAAAGGCATGGCAGTGTCGATGGCCGAGATCACGTCACAGTTGGTGATGACATGCAGCCATGCCAGAGTATCCAAGAAAGTTAAAACGTGGAAGGGAAGCCAACAGATAACGAAAGCCAGGACGACCGCAGCTGCCATCTTCAACACCCTGTCTCTCATGAGCTGGTTCTTCCCAAATCCACTGGCCTTCATCAAGTGCTTTCGGATGCCGGCGTAGCACGTGGCTATGAACACCAATGGGATCACAAAGCCAAGAGCATTCTTCATGAAGGCCATCCCTGCGGACCACTGGGAGTACTGCTCAGGAGGGAAGGCCATGATGCAGGCATTCACTCCCAAGTGGTCAATGGGCTTCGTGTCTCGGAAATAAAACGTTGGCAGGGAGGACACACAGGCCAGTCCCCACACGAGGGGCACGATGAACGACATCTGCCACGGGGTTCTTCTCTGGGACTGGAAGGGGTAGACGACAGCTTGGTACCTGTCTATGCTCATGCAAGTGATAAAAAAAACACTGGCATACATGTTCAGACACAGGAGGGCACTGGAGATTTTGCACATCACTGAGCCAAAGAACCAGTTGTAGCCATAAGAATAATAAGTGGCCCAGAGTGGGAGAGTGGCTAGAAACAGCAGGTCAGCCATGGCAAGATTGAAGATGTAAATACTGGCGACCTTTTTGGGACCCCGGTGGCAACAGAACAGGGAAACCACCACGCTGTTGCCGATTAAGCCAAGGACAAAGATAATATAGTAGAGAACAGGAATGAAGGCCAAGTGATACCCCGAGAGCTTCAGCAGGCATTTAGCTGTCGA is part of the Gracilinanus agilis isolate LMUSP501 chromosome X, AgileGrace, whole genome shotgun sequence genome and harbors:
- the AGTR2 gene encoding type-2 angiotensin II receptor, translated to MTSELGSQRFQADISLTPFDIKNNYSSSIRSENMVNDPYIGPINTSNNNTSTAKCLLKLSGYHLAFIPVLYYIIFVLGLIGNSVVVSLFCCHRGPKKVASIYIFNLAMADLLFLATLPLWATYYSYGYNWFFGSVMCKISSALLCLNMYASVFFITCMSIDRYQAVVYPFQSQRRTPWQMSFIVPLVWGLACVSSLPTFYFRDTKPIDHLGVNACIMAFPPEQYSQWSAGMAFMKNALGFVIPLVFIATCYAGIRKHLMKASGFGKNQLMRDRVLKMAAAVVLAFVICWLPFHVLTFLDTLAWLHVITNCDVISAIDTAMPFGICMGFANSCINPFLYCFVGNQFQERCRRLFKLRVSQLRKNRDSMSSRKGNSLKEVETLME